The Mycolicibacterium duvalii DNA window TGGCTGCCGCGGTGGCTGGACCGGATCCTGCCGTCGGTCGACTTCGAGAAGCCGCTGCCCAAGGCCGACATCGGGGACCTGATCATCATCCCCGACGACATCTCCGCGCTGGCTCCGTCCGGCAACGACCTGCGCACCGTGGTCAAGTCCGCGGCCAAGTTGAAAACCCTGGTGCCGCAAGCGATCACGGTGGCCGACCCGCTGGCATTCAGTGGCTGTCACCCCGCCGGGAAGCTGACCCCGGCCCAGATCAGACGCCGGGAGGCCCGCGTCACCGGCACCGTCGGCAACCGGGCCCACGGCAAGACCGTCGCGGTGAAACTGCCCAAGCACCCGGTGACGATGTGGCGCGGCCGGCTCGACGTCGCGCTCGACGCGCTGCGGGTGGCCGACGCCGCCACCGACGCGGACCGGCTGCTGACCCGCCGTTCCCCGCTGGAGACCACCAACGTGCTGCTGCCCACCGGGGACCGGCTGCAGATCCCCACCGGCGCGGAGACGCTCCGGCTGAAGGGCTACCTGATCCTGCAGCGCAACCGCAGCCGTGACTTCGAGGAATTCTCCGAGTTGGTCGATTCGATGGACGTCCACACCGCGGCGGAAGTGCTCGCCGGCATGGACCGGTACTACTGTGGTCAACCGGCACGTGACCACTGGGTGGCAACCCAGCTGGTGCGCCGCCTGGCCGACCCGGCCCCGACCGACGGCCCCGACATCGCGACGTCGGGAGCCGACGCGGAGGCACGGTGGGCGAAGGTCAGGCAGCGCTGCTTGTCGGTGGCGGTGGCGATGCTGGAGGAAGCGAGGTGACGGTGGCCCCTGAGGTGACGGGGGACATTCGCGGCGCGGAGCCCCACAATTCCTCGATACCCAGCGACCGGCCGGTCGAGTTCTGGCCGACCGCGGCGATCCGCTCCGCGCTGGAGAACGACGACATGGCGGTGTGGCAGCGCATCGTCGTCGCGATCAAACGGGACCCGTTCGGCCGCACCGCCCGCCAGGTCGAAGAGGTGCTGGAGACCTCTGCGCCCTACGGGGTCTCGCGGGCCATGGCCGAGGTGCTGGTGCGCACCCGCGAACATCTCGAGGCCAACGAGCGCGGCGAGGTGGCGCGCCACGTGCACCTGCTGCTCGAGCGGTCCGGGCTCGGCGAACAGGAGTTCGCGTCCCGCATCGGCGTGCCCGTCGACCAGTTCACCGCCTATCTGCAGGGCACGGTCAGCCCGTCGGCGTCGTTGATGATCCGGATGGGCCGGCTCTCGGAGCGTTTCGCCAAGATGCGCCAGCAGCGTCAGTGACGCGACGCCGGCCTACCGGGTGTGCAGCGGGCTGACGTCGACCACCAGCCAGCGGCCGTCGGTCTTGGTCAGCGTCACCCGCAGGGCCAGCACCGCGCTGTCGGGCGGATTGCCCGGCGAGTTCTGCGTGCTGCGCAGCACCACCGCCACGCTCGCCGCCGCCGGGCCGATCGCCTCGACACCCGCCGACACCGTGCGCGCCTGCGCCGACACGTTGCGTCCGGCCAGGTCCTGCGCGACGCCGGCGAAATCGGCGCGGAAGCGCTCGGCGCTCTCGGGGGACATCAGGCCGGCGGCCCGGTCGATCGACGCGGTCGGGTTCTGCGGGGTGAAGGTCGCCGAGGCCTCGGCGACGCTGCTCGCGATCCCGGCGACCTCCGTCGTGTCCGCCTGCAGCGTGCGGGCCGGGATCGTCCACTGGGTGTAGCCGACCACCGCGGCCGCCACCAGTACCGCGGTGGCGGTGCCGACCACCGCCAACCGCAGGCCGGGCCCGTCGTCGTCGGTGCCCATGGTCACCGCGTCCCGCCGGGCCAGCACGAAGTTGAGGACCACGCCCTCGACGATCAGCAGGCACAGCACCGAGAAGACCGCGACCCACCAGCGCGGCCACGCCAGCGCCACACCGATGTAGGTCAGCGCGACGACGGCGGCCAGCGGGGCCAGCACGTCGAACGCCAGGACGCGTAGCCGGTTCCTCATCGGATCCGCTCCAGCCCGGAGATCGCCAGCTCGCCGTCGACCTCGGCCACGTCCAGCCGCAGCGACCACCGCACCGTCTGGGGCGTCTCGGTGCCGGCGTTCTCGCTGACCGAGGTCGCGATGACCAGCACGGTGTCGGTGCGCGTCGCGAACCCGGTCAGCTCGTCGCCCGCGTCGGGGCCGCCGTCGGGGCTGCGGTCGTCGGGCTGCTCGTGGTGGATCTCCTCCAGCGACACCGAGTTCACCTGGCCGGAGGTGCGCGACTGCAAGGTCTGCACCAGGCGCCGGAACGGCTCCACCGAGGCCTCGAAGTCGACGTTGAGCTGTCCGACCGTGCCTTCGTGCAGCGCGGCCAGGTCGGCATCGACGGTGTCCTTGTTCATGTTGACCAGCACCCCGGTCCATTCGGCGGCGGTCTGCAACACCGCGGTGCGGTGATCGATCTCGGCGGTCTCGGCGCGGTGGCCGCTCCAGATCCACACGCCCACCGCCACGGCGACGACGGCCACCACCCCGAGCACCGCCGACGCGACACCGAAACCGGAGAACACCCCGGTTTCCGGCTGGGGCTCCTGCTCGTCGTCGGGCATGCGCGTGAGAGTACCTGTGCGGCAGCACCGGGAGCCCCGCCGGACTTCTGGCAGGCTGGTGGGGTGACGGTAGAAACAGCAGCGACCCCCGCGACGAACCCGACGACGCTTCGATCCGGACTCGACCTGAGCTACGTCGACACCTCGGCCCGCCCGCAGGACGACCTGTTCGGTCACGTCAACGGCCGTTGGCTGGCCGAGTACGAGATCCCCGCCGACCGGGCGACCGACGGGGCGTTTCGCACCCTCTACGACCGCGCCGAGGAACAGATCCGCGAGATCATCACCAGCGCCGCGGAGTCGGCAGCCGCGGGATCGACCACGGCCGACCCCGACGCGCAGCGCATCGGCGACCTGTACGCCAGCTTCATGGACGAGCAGACCATCCGCGAACGCGGCCTGGCGCCACTGCTCGACGAACTGGCGGGCATCGATGCCGCCGACTCAGTCGAGGCGCTGGCCGCGGTGATGGGAACCCTGCAGCGCACCGGGGCCGGCGGCGGCACCGGTCTGTACGTCGACACCGACTCCAAGGACTCCAGCCGCTACCTGCTGCACCTGACGCAGTCGGGCATCGGGCTGCCCGACGAGTCCTACTACCGCGAGCCGCAGCACGCCGGCATCCTGGC harbors:
- a CDS encoding helix-turn-helix domain-containing protein, giving the protein MAPEVTGDIRGAEPHNSSIPSDRPVEFWPTAAIRSALENDDMAVWQRIVVAIKRDPFGRTARQVEEVLETSAPYGVSRAMAEVLVRTREHLEANERGEVARHVHLLLERSGLGEQEFASRIGVPVDQFTAYLQGTVSPSASLMIRMGRLSERFAKMRQQRQ